From Vicia villosa cultivar HV-30 ecotype Madison, WI unplaced genomic scaffold, Vvil1.0 ctg.000027F_1_1_2_unsc, whole genome shotgun sequence, a single genomic window includes:
- the LOC131622256 gene encoding small polypeptide DEVIL 16 — protein MAVKEINKTRIQNSTTTQQQHQQEQEGCDPCKSFGQKCSHLVKKQRAKFYILRRCIAMLLCYHERSEH, from the coding sequence ATGGCAGTGaaagaaatcaacaaaacaaGGATCCAAAATAGCACTACCactcaacaacaacaccaacaagaACAAGAAGGGTGCGATCCTTGCAAATCTTTTGGCCAAAAATGCAGTCACTTGGTCAAGAAACAGCGTGCAAAATTCTACATTCTTCGCCGGTGTATCGCGATGCTGTTATGCTATCATGAACGTTCTGAGCACTGA